The Pieris napi chromosome 14, ilPieNapi1.2, whole genome shotgun sequence genomic interval ATACCTTATGCCCCTATAGGTAAATGTAAGTAATTAacagcttacaaaactaacgTCCAAATTAGCTAATTTCAGTTATTGACAATTCATTTGTTAGACGTACCTACTAGGTACACATAATCCACAATTATTCCGAACGGAATCCATAaagatttttagtttaatagcACTTAATGCTCTCACTTCTCAGCATTATTAGGTAGACGTGACTTAGGTACCTCAACCGGCATCTTCTGCTTCTATCAAAATACTAAGCGTTATTTCAGTGCGATAACTACAAGTGTATTTTGGAGAAGAAAGGCCTCCTCAAAGGAGATATTCTAGATGAAGAAGCCACTAAGGTGTTCTTCGCTGCTGTTGCTGATGAGTATCCCGGAGAGAAGGGTGTGGTTAAGAAAATGGAGGAGACCTGCTACAACGGAAAGAACACGGACTTTGACCTTTTGGATGAAAATTGTCCTATACTAAACTTCTACATTTGCGCCTACGTTAATGCGCTTTTGGTAAGTTTTATCTGGATTTTAAGTGAATCTTAAAAACCTTCAGCTAGTGTTGTTGGACACTAGCTGAAAGCTGTTTCCACAAAACCTCAAGCGAAGGTTGCcctaaattttataacaaaataatagcgTATTGTTAGATTCAAACTCAtactcaaaataataataaatgaacgtcagaaaagaagttcagttaattctaaatttacgttaagggcgtagagcgggcaagaaactctccgccactctttttaatcgctaagttttgagtcatacaaattgtttgaactggagcaaatcaatcccaaggaagcatcatttaaatattcgtcaaatttataaaaagctttattgatcatttagctttgaatttatttagtaattctctaatttcgctagGGAGTTTAtcaaaacgaatacaatttccatataagtgGTTTTTAATACCTATTAGGCGTGCAATTCTATACCCTGAACCTGGTGCAAACCTCGACTTtacaccaatggatttttgtCTGCCATAAACACTTggtaaatatcaaataatggCCTTAATTTATAGTATAGGGGGGGCAAAAAGTTCCAGTCCTCGTAGCCCCAAGGGTACCCATTTTCAGTATGTGATAACTTAAACAATTAGAGGGCGTATCTCTCAGGGATCCCACCAGGAGTCGATACCACAGTTCGCTgtgttatttcgactatgtatttgcgtgttgttcccacgagaatgtaagtgcgtgctcctatttcaccatgcctcctgctgatagaggacaactctttgtttttaatttgttattattattaattacttaagatgtcatgtggaacatggtttaatggttgcagctccttacaaacgttgtgtaaaaaaaacatggcgattaaaaatagtggcggagagtttattgccagttcttcttttccgttctacgcctttgatttgaaaactggcactaaatgtaaaattagaagcattaatatgtatttttttactgacgagtcataagtgtacaatgtgttacctatatgattaaatgatttttgaatttttttgctAATTTGCAAGAGCAAGGGTTCAAGACTATTGAAATCgggaatatttttatctaacttGTTACAGGAATGCACATCATGGAAAAGTATGCCACATTGTCAAAAAATCTCCGACGATGCAAAAACTTGCAAGATTGAACTctcaaaactttaaaataaaataaagcattacaagaaatatattttattgttcataCGGCTTCAATCTCATTACATTCAGTTACCTTACacaaaatagtatttatgaaCCAGACacttatattaaacaatatacaatatttacaggtactatatacaattaataaaattcgaAATTAATCATACTAATGCACGCTATAAAAATAAGCCTACCACGTAACTTCGAAGATTGAGGTACGTACCACAACTCCAAGTTTGTCCAAAGATGAAATTTGTTAATATGATGGCAGACAATTACTACTAACCCAATCATTGAATTCGGAATTACAGAGTAGCGGGGCTGTTCAATACAAGATCTaaacaatgtaataaaatttctaaCTAATGCAAAGGAAATAGGTGGTTTTCAAGTCCCGTAGCATTGTGGGGCATGTAGGTGACCCGGTGCCTACGAAAAAATTACTTCGCTGAGAACCGAACTCAGTACCTTTAATTACTGGGTTCTAAAGTACGTTCCCCACTTAGCGTCGGACGTAATTTGCactatacaattaaaatattgcacTATATTTcgcaaaattaatgtttttcacttttaataaatcattgtgtgtaaaaaaatctataattaatttcttcactttgtcattttattaatgttaaaacATCATATACacattaattcatatattttcattggtcattatttataataaagggttttttaacataaaatcgttattaattgtaataacatGGCAACAAGTACGTTTTCTACGACCGCTGCACTTTTAAGAAACTGTGTGAAAAGGAGACAAGAGTGAAAGAGATAAACATATGTCACTCATTCACACACACCGCTACGCGACACAAAAAGTTAAACATTACAGATacgttttaatgttttttaggCATGTTAAGCGTGCTCAACATTTGTGGGTTCTAACCCCAGTTGTAacgatatttttctatttgaaatatgaacggcgaaggaaaacatcgtgaggaaatagGTCTTAGACACCACCATCGAATCGAAAtcctgaatattttttatatataaggtagagctattgtatttatattaaaataagatttctcagttaatgttacataaaaaactcGA includes:
- the LOC125055969 gene encoding uncharacterized protein LOC125055969 — encoded protein: MNGYSWFLVFLFMKIAAGADDALQPCINLLVAEDDECCDSLKIFKSLDEAEKECTKDSKDMTCDNYKCILEKKGLLKGDILDEEATKVFFAAVADEYPGEKGVVKKMEETCYNGKNTDFDLLDENCPILNFYICAYVNALLECTSWKSMPHCQKISDDAKTCKIELSKL